One genomic window of Panicum hallii strain FIL2 chromosome 6, PHallii_v3.1, whole genome shotgun sequence includes the following:
- the LOC112897725 gene encoding 40S ribosomal protein S13-like yields MGRMHSRGKGISSSALPYKRTPPTWLKTAASDVDEMITKAAKKGQMPSQIGVLLRDQHGIPLVKSVTGSKILRILKAHGLAPEIPEDLYFLIKKAVAIRKHLERNRKDKDSKFRLILVESRIHRLARYYKRTKKLPPTWKYESTTASTLVA; encoded by the exons ATGGGGCGTATGCACAGCCGCGG GAAGGGTATCTCGTCGTCGGCGCTTCCGTACAAGAGGACCCCGCCGACCTGGCTCAAGACTGCCGCCTCCGAT GTGGATGAGATGATCACGAAGGCGGCGAAGAAGGGTCAGATGCCGTCGCAGATCGGcgtccttctccgtgaccagcACGGTATTCCCCTTGTTAAGAGCGTCACCGGCAGCAAGATCCTCCGCATCCTTAAGGCCCATG GTCTGGCACCAGAAATCCCGGAGGACCTCTACTTCCTCATCAAGAAGGCGGTGGCGATTAGGAAGCATCTGGAGAGGAACAGGAAGGACAAGGACTCCAAATTCAGGCTTATTCTTGTTGAGAGCAGGATCCACCGCCTTGCTCGCTACTACAAGCGCACCAAGAAGCTCCCGCCCACCTGGAAGTA